A genomic window from Haladaptatus caseinilyticus includes:
- a CDS encoding DUF7504 family protein: MKSTADPTPSARNVLLFCPAVDDETDTKRLSRRSPIDPTTCNALFLSYERPPEELLERWQSHVGEKPAEFGAIAVGKYSSSPQAEVLRSDTDRNIVSIANPERLGRLQTAVYLFLDQWSANDQQSMLYFDSITAMLRYVNRTTAFRFLHSLTDSLRRLGVTAHFYMNPDVHDEETLAIFRPLFDTVVGDQTKPERAVSPDVLSTLFTSSRRRSVCRYLVEVADRATVATVAERIAEWEVEGTPSSEMRERVHITLRHVHLPKLVEAGVVELDGETVSAAEDSIDLERYNRIVNGGDPVRKTEPTMSDTAALPTTNVPNDQSSETYWTVYGTARDSVVVMLARALGAVLDVHPTELRPVLSDIIDIDALQRLDEREETSVYAMFNYGEYEVVVDGGQIRLYESS; encoded by the coding sequence ATGAAGTCAACCGCTGACCCGACTCCATCCGCGCGAAACGTGCTCCTTTTTTGCCCAGCTGTCGATGACGAGACCGACACGAAACGGCTCTCTCGACGTTCACCCATCGACCCGACCACGTGTAATGCGTTGTTCCTCTCCTACGAGCGGCCACCGGAGGAACTGCTCGAGCGCTGGCAGTCGCATGTCGGTGAAAAACCGGCCGAGTTCGGAGCTATCGCCGTCGGTAAGTACAGTTCGTCACCTCAGGCAGAGGTCCTTCGCTCGGACACCGACCGAAACATCGTCTCGATAGCCAACCCCGAACGTCTCGGACGACTCCAAACTGCTGTCTACCTCTTTCTCGACCAATGGTCCGCGAACGACCAGCAGTCGATGCTCTATTTCGACTCCATTACCGCGATGCTCCGTTACGTGAATCGAACGACCGCGTTTCGATTTCTTCACTCGCTTACCGATTCCCTCCGACGACTCGGCGTGACCGCACATTTCTACATGAATCCGGACGTACACGACGAAGAGACGCTTGCCATTTTTCGGCCGCTGTTCGACACTGTCGTCGGTGACCAGACGAAACCTGAACGAGCGGTTTCGCCGGACGTACTCTCGACTCTCTTTACCTCCTCTCGACGGCGCTCAGTCTGCCGATATCTGGTCGAAGTGGCCGACCGTGCGACCGTCGCGACCGTGGCGGAGCGGATCGCGGAGTGGGAGGTCGAGGGAACGCCGAGCAGCGAGATGCGGGAACGGGTCCACATCACGCTTCGGCACGTCCACCTCCCGAAATTGGTCGAGGCGGGCGTCGTCGAACTCGACGGGGAAACCGTCAGCGCGGCCGAGGATAGCATCGATCTGGAACGATACAACCGGATCGTGAATGGCGGCGACCCGGTCCGCAAAACGGAGCCGACGATGTCGGATACTGCGGCGCTCCCGACGACGAACGTTCCGAACGACCAATCGAGCGAAACCTACTGGACGGTGTACGGTACCGCCCGGGATTCGGTCGTAGTGATGTTGGCCCGTGCACTCGGCGCCGTTTTGGACGTCCACCCGACGGAGCTGCGACCCGTCCTCTCCGATATCATCGATATCGACGCACTGCAACGACTCGACGAGCGCGAGGAAACGTCCGTCTACGCGATGTTCAACTACGGGGAGTACGAAGTGGTCGTGGACGGTGGCCAGATTCGGTTGTACGAATCGAGTTGA
- a CDS encoding SpoVR family protein, which produces MNERIETKREAERVREPVVEARKLAKKLGLDPYPVKYWIIDYDEMNELIAYDGFQERYPHWRWGMKYDRQQKQGQYAGGKAFEIVINDDPAHAFLQESNSIADQKAVITHVEAHSDFFANNRWYGMFADELNAAALLERHANRVRSIMADPEIDREAVEKWIDNVLCLQDNIDQHHAFKNQHRTKEDEERETDEIADQLAEMNLSDEVRDEVFDEEWLEAQREKRAGKLEEPEKDLLAFLRDHGRAYDPDEGKAVEMEDWQKEILEMLRTESYYFAAQKTTKVMNEGWAAYWESLMMGEESFAGTDEFIEYADHQARVLGSPGLNPYKLGKQLWEYIENTENRREVVRKLLRVKGISWRNFHDVVDFDEVNELLEPRPELEVVNAETLADLESLDSAKIDSEGLERAKAGKIDVDRHPWKVLSYDGLAERHFSLNKLQNRGFLESISQADLEQYARYLMDDERYETVAEAMADVDYAVGWNRMYEVRASHNDVTFLDGFLTKEFVTDNNYFTYEFSQTTGDYRVTSAQYEDVKKKLMLQFTNFGKPTIAVYDGNYDNRNELLLGHHYNGVMLDIGQATRTLERIYDLWGRPVNLKTIVKEVDERDAEIARRRDREPEPEEKGKLLRYDGEEFEIHDLPWSDVEDITATEVDYNTKPDEWLA; this is translated from the coding sequence ATGAACGAACGAATCGAAACCAAGCGCGAGGCCGAGCGGGTGCGCGAGCCGGTCGTCGAAGCGCGAAAGCTCGCAAAAAAGCTCGGTCTCGACCCGTATCCCGTCAAGTACTGGATCATCGATTACGACGAGATGAACGAACTCATCGCGTACGATGGGTTCCAGGAGCGATACCCGCATTGGCGATGGGGGATGAAATACGACCGCCAGCAAAAGCAAGGCCAGTACGCGGGCGGTAAGGCGTTCGAAATCGTCATCAACGACGATCCAGCCCACGCCTTCCTTCAGGAGTCGAACAGTATCGCCGACCAGAAGGCGGTCATCACGCACGTCGAAGCCCACTCGGATTTCTTCGCCAACAACCGGTGGTACGGAATGTTCGCCGACGAACTCAACGCGGCGGCACTCCTCGAACGGCACGCGAATCGCGTTCGCTCCATCATGGCCGACCCGGAAATCGACAGGGAGGCGGTCGAAAAGTGGATCGACAACGTGCTCTGTCTTCAGGACAACATCGACCAACATCACGCATTCAAAAACCAGCACAGGACGAAAGAGGACGAGGAGCGTGAAACGGACGAAATCGCCGACCAGCTCGCGGAGATGAACCTCAGTGACGAGGTTCGGGACGAGGTATTCGACGAGGAGTGGCTCGAAGCACAGCGCGAAAAGCGTGCCGGAAAGCTCGAAGAACCGGAAAAGGACTTGCTCGCGTTCCTCCGCGACCACGGACGTGCCTACGATCCGGACGAGGGCAAAGCGGTCGAGATGGAGGATTGGCAGAAAGAAATCCTGGAGATGCTTCGAACCGAGTCGTACTACTTCGCGGCCCAGAAGACGACGAAAGTGATGAACGAGGGATGGGCCGCCTACTGGGAGTCGTTGATGATGGGCGAGGAGTCTTTCGCCGGAACCGACGAGTTCATCGAGTACGCGGACCACCAAGCACGCGTCCTCGGATCACCCGGTCTCAATCCCTACAAACTCGGCAAACAACTGTGGGAGTACATCGAGAACACGGAAAACCGACGGGAAGTCGTTCGAAAACTCCTGCGTGTGAAGGGAATCTCGTGGCGGAACTTCCACGATGTCGTCGATTTCGACGAAGTGAACGAACTGCTCGAACCACGACCGGAACTCGAAGTCGTGAACGCCGAGACGCTCGCCGACCTCGAATCGCTTGACTCCGCCAAAATCGACTCCGAAGGGTTGGAGCGTGCGAAAGCGGGCAAAATCGACGTGGACCGTCATCCGTGGAAGGTGCTCTCCTACGACGGATTGGCGGAGCGTCATTTCTCGCTCAACAAACTTCAGAACCGTGGGTTCCTCGAATCCATTAGCCAAGCCGACCTGGAGCAGTACGCTCGCTACCTGATGGACGACGAACGCTACGAGACCGTCGCGGAAGCCATGGCCGACGTTGACTACGCCGTCGGATGGAACCGAATGTACGAAGTCAGGGCCAGCCACAACGACGTGACGTTCCTCGATGGCTTCCTGACGAAGGAGTTCGTCACCGACAACAACTATTTCACCTACGAGTTCAGCCAGACGACCGGCGATTACCGCGTGACGAGTGCGCAGTACGAGGACGTGAAAAAGAAGTTGATGCTCCAGTTCACCAACTTCGGCAAGCCAACGATCGCGGTCTACGACGGTAACTACGACAACCGCAACGAGTTGCTGTTGGGACATCACTACAACGGCGTCATGCTCGACATCGGACAGGCCACACGAACGTTGGAACGCATCTACGACCTCTGGGGTCGCCCGGTGAACTTGAAGACCATCGTGAAGGAAGTGGACGAACGCGATGCTGAAATCGCCCGTCGTCGTGACCGCGAGCCGGAACCGGAAGAGAAAGGAAAACTCCTGCGCTACGACGGCGAGGAGTTCGAGATACACGATCTCCCGTGGAGCGACGTCGAGGACATCACCGCGACGGAAGTCGATTACAACACGAAACCGGACGAGTGGCTAGCCTGA
- a CDS encoding YeaH/YhbH family protein produces the protein MGLRDDLERYREVGEDRREDLAEFIQYGDLGQSLPDEIHIPIKIVDLPEFRYDQRDRGGVGQGNPDVGDPVGQPQPQPGDDGEEGEPGDESGDHDYYEMDPEEFAQELDDELGLELEPKGKEVIEEIEGDFTDMTKTGPDSTLDFERMFKEGLKRKLAMDFDPNYVREAMGVESWGPDEVFNWAREKNITVSKRWVEENYDALSAEERTKWESIEEMERRVTPMSTAQKIREQGIRHVPFRREDERYRYPEIIEEREKNVVVVNIRDVSGSMREKKRELVERTFTPLDWYLTGKYDNAEFVYIAHDAEAWRVERNEFFGIRSGGGTKISSAYELAAAILEEEFPWADWNRYVFAAGDSENSRNDTEENVVPMMENIPANLHAYVETQPEGKAINATHAEEVERHFAEADNVAVSYVNGPEDVTKAIYEILSTEAE, from the coding sequence ATGGGATTGAGAGACGACCTCGAACGGTACCGTGAAGTCGGCGAAGATCGTCGGGAAGACCTCGCGGAGTTCATTCAGTACGGCGATCTCGGACAGAGTCTCCCCGACGAGATACACATTCCCATCAAAATCGTCGATTTGCCCGAGTTCCGTTACGACCAACGGGACAGGGGTGGCGTCGGCCAAGGCAATCCCGATGTGGGCGACCCGGTCGGTCAGCCCCAGCCCCAACCCGGCGACGACGGGGAAGAGGGTGAACCCGGCGACGAATCGGGCGATCACGACTACTACGAGATGGACCCCGAGGAGTTCGCCCAGGAACTGGACGACGAACTCGGCCTCGAACTCGAACCCAAGGGGAAGGAAGTCATCGAGGAAATCGAGGGCGACTTCACCGACATGACGAAGACCGGCCCCGACAGCACGCTCGATTTCGAACGGATGTTCAAGGAGGGGCTGAAACGCAAACTGGCGATGGACTTCGACCCCAACTACGTCCGCGAAGCGATGGGGGTGGAAAGCTGGGGGCCGGACGAGGTGTTCAACTGGGCCCGTGAAAAGAACATCACCGTCTCGAAACGGTGGGTCGAGGAGAACTACGACGCGCTGTCCGCCGAGGAGCGTACCAAGTGGGAGAGCATCGAAGAGATGGAGCGTCGGGTGACCCCGATGAGCACGGCCCAGAAGATTCGGGAACAAGGGATCCGCCACGTTCCATTCAGGCGGGAAGACGAACGCTATCGCTACCCCGAAATTATCGAAGAACGCGAGAAGAACGTCGTCGTCGTCAACATCCGCGACGTCTCCGGGTCGATGCGGGAAAAAAAGCGCGAACTGGTCGAACGCACGTTCACACCACTAGACTGGTATCTGACGGGCAAGTACGACAATGCCGAGTTCGTCTACATCGCCCACGATGCGGAGGCGTGGCGGGTCGAGCGAAACGAGTTCTTCGGCATTCGCTCGGGCGGCGGGACCAAAATCTCGTCGGCCTACGAACTCGCCGCCGCGATCCTCGAAGAGGAGTTCCCGTGGGCGGACTGGAACCGCTACGTGTTCGCGGCGGGTGACAGCGAGAACAGCCGAAACGACACCGAGGAGAACGTCGTTCCCATGATGGAGAATATTCCGGCGAACCTCCACGCCTACGTGGAGACACAACCGGAAGGAAAAGCCATCAACGCGACCCACGCGGAGGAAGTGGAGCGGCACTTCGCCGAGGCGGACAACGTGGCAGTCAGTTACGTCAACGGGCCGGAGGACGTGACCAAGGCGATTTACGAGATCCTGAGCACGGAGGCAGAATGA
- a CDS encoding PrkA family serine protein kinase, whose protein sequence is MSEGSDYITDADHELRETYEEPMSLAEYVDAAFENPTIASHASKYLLEAIESMGTRTVIEEGDEKERYRFFDDPHNGGEHAILGNTEVLNAFVDDLRSIAARRGKEEKIIWFAGPTATGKSELKRCLVNGLREYSKTPEGRRYTIEWNIATATESPGLSYGDDVTATSEENWYASPVQSHPLLVFPPAVREELLEQLNGGLDDHIDVLVEGKLDPFSREAYDYLEEQYRRNGEEELFSAITDPAHLRVKNYVVDIGDGIGVLHSEDSGRPKQRLVGSWMQGMLQELDSRGRKNPQAFSYDGVLSQGNGLLTIVEDAAQHADLLQKLLNVPDEKSVKLDKGIQMDIDTQLVIISNPDLEAQLNQHADAGGADPLRALKRRLDRREFGYLTNLSLEAELIRRELTNETPVWQADTYDELEAWIREPISVHVRDGDAVAERELSPHAIEAAALYSVVSRLDGTDLPAGLDLVDKAVLYDRGYLLDGDERIDKDDFDFDDDAADGSGGIPVTYTRDIIAGLVNEVRDRHHPEYPVEQVIMPRDILNAMAEGIGDAPVFSTAERTEYENRLVPVKNYIFQQQESDVLDAIMRDRRVDEETVAEYIEHVYAWATGEEVENDRGERIDPDGLKMKVFETEHLGRFGPDAYEVDHEPGPAVAEFRRNKVITALNRHAWESRNDEFEVSDIDPKEVPIIKTVLANNDWDDVRRVYEDFNPSQWENPPTNTETAEVKEETIQNLQELFGYSEASAELTSQHVMNQVSYKWD, encoded by the coding sequence GTGTCCGAAGGAAGCGACTACATCACCGATGCCGACCACGAACTCCGCGAGACCTACGAGGAGCCGATGAGCCTCGCGGAATACGTAGACGCGGCGTTCGAAAACCCGACCATCGCCTCGCACGCGAGCAAGTACCTCTTGGAGGCCATCGAGTCGATGGGTACACGAACGGTCATCGAGGAGGGGGATGAGAAGGAACGCTACCGGTTCTTCGACGACCCGCACAACGGCGGCGAGCACGCAATCCTCGGCAACACCGAAGTGTTGAACGCGTTCGTGGACGACTTGCGTTCGATCGCCGCTCGTCGAGGGAAAGAGGAGAAGATTATCTGGTTCGCCGGACCGACGGCAACCGGAAAGTCCGAACTCAAACGGTGTCTAGTCAACGGGTTGCGCGAGTACTCGAAGACGCCGGAAGGCCGACGGTACACCATCGAGTGGAACATCGCCACCGCGACGGAGTCGCCGGGGCTCAGTTACGGCGACGACGTGACCGCGACGAGCGAGGAAAACTGGTACGCGAGTCCCGTACAGTCGCATCCACTGCTCGTCTTCCCGCCAGCGGTTCGCGAGGAGCTGCTCGAACAGTTGAACGGCGGACTCGACGACCACATCGACGTGCTCGTCGAGGGCAAACTCGACCCGTTCAGTCGGGAAGCGTACGATTATCTGGAGGAGCAGTATCGGCGCAACGGGGAGGAAGAACTGTTCTCGGCGATTACCGACCCGGCACATCTCCGGGTGAAAAACTACGTCGTAGACATCGGCGACGGTATCGGCGTCCTCCACTCGGAGGACAGTGGCAGACCGAAACAGCGGCTGGTCGGCAGTTGGATGCAGGGGATGCTGCAGGAACTCGACTCCCGCGGACGGAAGAACCCGCAGGCGTTCAGCTACGACGGCGTCCTCTCGCAGGGCAACGGCCTGCTGACCATCGTGGAAGATGCGGCCCAGCACGCAGACTTACTCCAGAAACTGCTCAACGTGCCGGACGAGAAGTCGGTGAAGTTGGACAAGGGCATCCAGATGGATATCGACACGCAGTTGGTCATCATCTCGAATCCCGACCTCGAAGCCCAGTTGAACCAGCACGCCGATGCCGGCGGAGCGGATCCGCTCCGGGCGCTGAAACGCCGACTCGACCGACGGGAGTTCGGCTACCTGACGAACCTCAGTTTGGAGGCCGAGCTCATCCGGCGTGAACTCACGAACGAGACTCCCGTGTGGCAGGCGGATACGTACGACGAACTCGAAGCGTGGATCCGAGAACCGATCTCGGTTCACGTCCGCGACGGTGACGCCGTCGCGGAACGCGAACTGTCGCCGCACGCGATCGAAGCCGCGGCGCTCTACAGCGTCGTGTCTCGCCTCGACGGGACCGACCTCCCCGCCGGACTCGACCTCGTGGACAAGGCGGTGCTGTACGACCGCGGATACTTGTTGGACGGCGACGAGCGCATCGACAAGGACGATTTCGACTTCGACGACGACGCGGCCGACGGGTCCGGCGGGATTCCGGTCACGTACACGCGAGATATTATCGCCGGATTGGTCAACGAAGTTCGCGACCGCCATCATCCCGAGTATCCCGTCGAACAGGTCATCATGCCACGGGACATCCTGAACGCGATGGCCGAAGGAATCGGGGACGCTCCGGTGTTCTCGACGGCCGAGCGCACTGAGTACGAGAACCGACTCGTGCCGGTGAAAAACTACATCTTCCAGCAACAGGAGAGCGACGTGCTCGATGCCATCATGCGCGACCGCCGGGTCGACGAGGAGACGGTCGCCGAATACATCGAACACGTCTACGCGTGGGCGACCGGCGAGGAGGTGGAAAACGACCGCGGTGAACGAATCGATCCCGACGGACTGAAAATGAAAGTGTTCGAGACGGAGCATCTCGGTCGATTCGGGCCGGACGCGTACGAAGTCGATCACGAGCCGGGCCCCGCGGTGGCCGAGTTCCGTCGGAACAAGGTCATCACCGCGCTGAACCGTCACGCCTGGGAGAGTCGTAACGACGAGTTCGAAGTGAGCGATATCGATCCGAAAGAGGTACCGATCATCAAGACAGTGCTCGCGAACAACGACTGGGACGACGTGCGCCGAGTGTACGAGGATTTCAACCCGAGCCAGTGGGAGAATCCACCGACGAACACCGAGACGGCCGAGGTGAAAGAGGAGACGATTCAGAACCTCCAAGAGCTGTTTGGCTATTCGGAGGCGTCGGCTGAACTGACGAGCCAACACGTCATGAATCAGGTGAGCTACAAATGGGATTGA
- a CDS encoding PrkA family serine protein kinase: protein MKGDMETLDDLSRSYQESMPEDLRETKSFDWYLQEVYEHPKIARNAHQRVADMFDYYGTEYDEDTGVVEYRLASEDPLHDGENTFYGREIHRAMHEFVNKVKSGARGLGPEKRIKLLLGPVGSGKSDFDRQVRKYFEDYTLRDEGRMYTFRWTNLCDVIVDQDPADDVVRSPMNQDPLVLLPYEQRQTVIDDINEELDAPYTIKNEQALDPASEFYMDELLAYYDDDIKQVLENHIEIIRLVADENKRQAVETFEPKDKKNQDETELTGDVNYSKIAIYGESDPRAFDYSGAFCNANRGIFSGEELLKLQREFLYDFLHATQEQTIKPKNNPRIDIDQVIVGRTNMPEYRDKKGDEKMEAFNDRTKRIDFPYVLEYESEADIYRKMLRNADVPDVHIEPHTLEMAGLFGVLTRIEEPDTEMVDLLQKAKAYNGETEDSDDIDVKKLREEAEEKADIGEGMEGVSARFIGDEIAEAIMNSTHRSRGFLSPLSVFNHFEENLENHGSIPEENFETYYRYLEGVRGEYRERAIEDVRHALAYDIDEIQRQGEKYMDHVMAYIDNATVEDELTGREQEPDESFLRAVEEKLEVPRDRKDDFRQEVSNWVSRRAREGSPFNPQDNDRLRRALERKLWEDKKHNINFSALVSANEMDNDEQNAWVDALMEQGYSREGAKEVLEFAGAEVARAEMEE, encoded by the coding sequence ATGAAAGGTGACATGGAAACGCTGGACGACCTCAGTCGAAGCTACCAGGAATCGATGCCGGAAGACCTCCGTGAAACGAAATCGTTCGACTGGTACCTACAAGAGGTGTACGAGCATCCGAAGATCGCTCGGAACGCCCACCAGCGCGTCGCCGATATGTTCGATTACTACGGCACCGAATACGACGAAGATACCGGTGTCGTCGAGTACCGACTCGCGTCCGAAGATCCCCTTCACGACGGGGAAAACACGTTTTACGGGCGCGAAATTCACCGAGCGATGCACGAGTTCGTAAACAAGGTAAAGAGCGGTGCCCGCGGACTCGGACCGGAAAAACGCATCAAACTGTTACTGGGTCCCGTCGGGTCTGGGAAATCCGACTTCGACCGACAGGTTCGCAAATATTTCGAGGATTACACGCTCCGTGACGAGGGGCGCATGTACACCTTCCGGTGGACGAACCTCTGTGACGTCATCGTAGATCAGGACCCTGCGGACGACGTGGTCCGCTCGCCGATGAACCAGGACCCGTTGGTCCTGCTCCCATACGAACAGCGCCAGACGGTCATCGACGACATCAACGAGGAGCTAGACGCTCCGTACACCATCAAAAACGAGCAGGCGCTGGACCCCGCGAGCGAGTTCTACATGGACGAACTGCTTGCGTACTACGACGACGACATCAAGCAGGTGCTCGAAAACCACATCGAAATCATTCGTCTCGTCGCCGACGAAAACAAGCGACAGGCAGTCGAGACGTTCGAGCCGAAGGACAAGAAAAACCAGGACGAGACCGAACTCACGGGTGACGTCAACTACTCGAAAATCGCCATCTACGGCGAAAGCGACCCGCGGGCGTTCGACTACTCCGGCGCGTTCTGTAACGCGAACCGGGGCATCTTCAGCGGCGAAGAACTGCTCAAACTCCAGCGGGAGTTCCTCTACGACTTCCTGCACGCGACGCAGGAACAGACTATCAAGCCGAAGAACAACCCGCGTATCGACATCGACCAGGTCATCGTCGGCCGGACGAACATGCCCGAGTACCGGGATAAGAAAGGCGACGAGAAGATGGAGGCGTTCAACGACCGAACGAAACGCATCGACTTCCCGTACGTCCTCGAGTACGAGTCGGAAGCCGATATCTACCGGAAGATGCTCCGGAACGCCGACGTGCCGGACGTGCATATCGAACCACACACCCTCGAAATGGCGGGCCTCTTCGGCGTGCTGACGCGCATCGAGGAACCCGACACCGAGATGGTGGACCTGCTCCAGAAGGCGAAAGCCTACAACGGCGAAACCGAGGACAGCGACGACATCGACGTGAAAAAGCTCCGCGAGGAGGCAGAGGAGAAAGCCGACATCGGCGAAGGGATGGAGGGCGTCTCGGCACGGTTCATCGGCGACGAAATCGCCGAGGCCATCATGAACTCCACCCATCGCAGCCGTGGGTTCCTCAGTCCGTTGTCGGTGTTCAACCACTTCGAGGAGAACTTGGAGAACCACGGTTCGATTCCGGAGGAGAACTTCGAGACGTACTACCGCTACCTCGAAGGTGTTCGCGGCGAGTACCGCGAGCGTGCCATCGAGGACGTGCGTCACGCACTCGCCTACGATATCGACGAAATCCAGCGGCAGGGCGAGAAGTACATGGACCACGTCATGGCGTACATCGACAACGCCACCGTCGAGGACGAACTGACCGGCCGCGAACAGGAACCGGACGAGAGCTTCCTCCGTGCCGTCGAGGAGAAGTTGGAAGTCCCCCGGGACCGCAAGGACGACTTCCGGCAGGAAGTGTCCAACTGGGTGTCGCGGCGTGCCCGCGAGGGGTCGCCGTTCAACCCACAGGACAACGACCGTCTCCGCCGAGCGTTGGAACGCAAACTGTGGGAGGACAAGAAACACAACATCAACTTCTCGGCGTTGGTGTCGGCCAACGAGATGGATAACGACGAACAGAACGCATGGGTAGACGCGCTGATGGAACAGGGCTACTCGCGTGAGGGCGCGAAGGAGGTGCTCGAATTCGCCGGGGCAGAAGTCGCCCGCGCCGAAATGGAGGAGTAA
- a CDS encoding DUF5820 family protein, which translates to MALETLPESWVVWNDEPNGRCILAYRPDVFDTKQFPPECLPTLYLTQGTPNRPAQERRATDSWYLTFYLEPDVTLPRTPRFSTREEALTAAVELAHEFDRGEIKYRDAYQIPREEYLDKLDELTGREA; encoded by the coding sequence GTGGCGCTTGAAACCCTTCCAGAGTCGTGGGTCGTCTGGAACGATGAACCCAACGGTCGATGTATTCTCGCGTATCGACCGGACGTATTCGACACGAAACAGTTCCCTCCGGAGTGCCTTCCAACGCTCTATCTCACGCAAGGGACACCGAACCGTCCGGCACAGGAGCGTCGAGCTACTGACTCGTGGTATCTCACGTTCTATCTCGAACCGGACGTGACGCTCCCGCGAACGCCACGCTTTTCGACACGCGAGGAGGCGCTGACCGCCGCAGTCGAACTTGCCCACGAGTTCGACCGGGGCGAAATCAAGTATCGGGATGCCTATCAGATCCCACGTGAAGAGTACCTCGACAAACTCGACGAGTTGACGGGACGAGAGGCTTAA
- a CDS encoding UPF0179 family protein, with product MSTITLIGTRLAESGQEFVYHGEASACEGCPYRNQCLNLSKGVKYEVTSVRKGAQTLPCGVHDDGVTAVEVEPTTVRANVSARNAYAGSKAKLEGPCPHVDCPSHEFCEPAGAAFDEEYQIAKIVGDPPHDYCLLDRDLTMVEFAERDE from the coding sequence ATGTCCACCATCACACTCATCGGAACCCGACTCGCCGAATCCGGCCAGGAGTTCGTCTATCACGGTGAGGCGAGCGCCTGTGAGGGTTGTCCCTACAGAAACCAGTGTCTCAACCTCTCGAAGGGGGTCAAATACGAAGTGACGAGCGTCCGAAAGGGTGCACAAACGCTTCCGTGTGGCGTCCACGACGATGGCGTCACCGCCGTCGAAGTCGAACCCACGACGGTTCGTGCGAACGTCTCCGCGAGAAACGCCTACGCAGGGAGTAAGGCGAAGCTCGAAGGGCCATGTCCTCACGTCGATTGCCCTAGCCACGAGTTCTGTGAACCCGCTGGGGCGGCGTTCGACGAAGAGTATCAAATCGCGAAAATCGTCGGCGACCCCCCTCACGACTACTGTCTATTGGACCGCGATTTGACGATGGTCGAGTTCGCGGAACGGGACGAGTAA
- a CDS encoding M14 family metallopeptidase yields the protein MRIEQLGDGTPEVAVVAGIHGDEPCGPRAVEQLLAEDPDVERPVKCLIVNEPALERGVRYINEDLNRVFPGDPTAENYERRLAHELLGELRDCTVLSLHSTQSYARPFALVDRVNAVARSICPYLPVSELVETDRFTKGKLISHPHTLEVECGLQGTDEAAENAYDLVRGFLAGTGALPLPDGENPVEAGQRDEVSVYRMDQPVLKNGGTEFEVLVENFTSVDRGEPFATSDGSQLVAEESFIPVLMSAYGYENMFGYTAEHIGVLGN from the coding sequence ATGCGAATCGAGCAGTTAGGCGATGGAACGCCGGAGGTGGCCGTCGTCGCCGGAATTCACGGCGACGAACCGTGTGGCCCCCGCGCTGTCGAACAGTTGCTGGCGGAAGACCCGGACGTCGAACGACCGGTAAAATGTCTTATCGTGAACGAACCCGCGTTGGAACGCGGCGTTCGATACATCAACGAGGATTTGAACCGGGTGTTTCCGGGCGACCCGACCGCCGAGAACTACGAACGACGGTTGGCTCACGAACTGCTGGGCGAACTCCGGGACTGTACGGTGTTGTCGCTTCATTCGACGCAATCGTACGCCCGCCCGTTCGCTCTCGTGGACAGGGTGAACGCCGTTGCCCGTTCCATCTGTCCGTACCTTCCCGTCTCCGAACTGGTCGAAACCGACCGCTTTACGAAAGGCAAACTCATCTCGCACCCCCATACGTTGGAGGTCGAATGTGGATTACAGGGGACCGACGAGGCGGCCGAGAACGCCTACGACCTCGTTCGGGGTTTCCTCGCGGGAACCGGTGCGCTTCCGCTGCCGGACGGAGAAAACCCGGTGGAAGCGGGTCAACGTGACGAGGTTTCGGTCTATCGAATGGACCAGCCGGTGCTGAAAAACGGCGGCACGGAGTTCGAAGTGTTGGTCGAGAACTTCACGTCGGTGGACCGAGGTGAGCCCTTTGCCACGTCCGATGGAAGCCAGTTGGTGGCGGAAGAGTCGTTCATCCCGGTGTTGATGTCGGCGTATGGCTACGAGAACATGTTCGGTTACACGGCGGAACACATCGGCGTCTTGGGGAACTGA